From Thalassococcus sp. S3, one genomic window encodes:
- a CDS encoding GntR family transcriptional regulator — MKEHKLKPKSNTQRAVEELRQLIFSGELPAGSDHLESELAERLGMSRTPVREAALTLEGQGLLELRPRKGVRILPVSADDMRDVYDVLTELESLAAENAARHGYAEADLVELSRAMTDMDRALETRDLEAWAEADDRFHAELVILGGNSRVIGIAAMMSDQVRRARATTLYMRPLPTQSNDDHRGVLSAIRAGRPEDARTLHRAHRQQAKAMIIGLLEKHKLHRL, encoded by the coding sequence GTGAAAGAACACAAACTTAAGCCAAAGTCGAACACACAGCGTGCGGTGGAGGAACTGCGCCAACTGATTTTTTCAGGTGAGTTGCCCGCCGGGTCCGACCACCTGGAAAGCGAGCTGGCCGAGCGTCTGGGCATGTCGCGCACCCCAGTACGTGAGGCGGCGCTTACGTTGGAAGGGCAGGGGCTGCTAGAGCTGCGTCCGCGTAAGGGCGTGCGCATTCTGCCCGTTTCGGCCGACGACATGCGCGATGTCTACGACGTGCTCACAGAACTTGAGAGCCTTGCCGCCGAGAACGCTGCCCGGCACGGATATGCGGAAGCGGATCTGGTCGAGTTGAGCCGCGCGATGACCGATATGGACCGCGCGCTCGAAACAAGAGACCTCGAAGCCTGGGCGGAAGCGGATGACAGATTTCATGCGGAATTGGTAATATTGGGGGGGAATTCCCGCGTGATCGGGATTGCCGCGATGATGAGCGATCAGGTGCGCCGCGCACGGGCCACGACGCTTTACATGCGACCATTGCCCACGCAGTCAAATGACGATCACAGGGGCGTCTTGTCGGCGATTCGGGCCGGACGACCAGAGGATGCGCGCACCCTTCACAGGGCCCATCGTCAGCAGGCCAAGGCCATGATCATCGGGCTGTTGGAAAAGCATAAACTGCATCGGCTGTGA
- a CDS encoding gamma-glutamyl-gamma-aminobutyrate hydrolase family protein: MIRPVIGVTVSQRSGWRIFPLMALNIWLAGGRAVKWQNPSDIELGAVDGVVIGGGDDISPTLYDGALTLEARLDPARDEMEATLLGAAFDRNLPILGICRGSQMMNIVLGGSLHQNAYGVYRSRKYHTILPRKTVTLEADSRLAGIVGCNPMRVNALHSQAVNSLGRGLRVAARDCDGMIQAIERTSEPFALGVQWHPEHLFYARRQRALFRTLVTAARAGRRNRAQLPAVTGLARDLHG; the protein is encoded by the coding sequence ATGATACGCCCTGTGATTGGTGTCACTGTTTCTCAGCGCTCTGGCTGGCGGATTTTTCCCCTGATGGCACTGAATATCTGGCTGGCTGGCGGACGCGCGGTGAAATGGCAAAATCCGTCTGATATCGAACTGGGGGCAGTCGATGGGGTTGTCATCGGTGGGGGAGATGACATCTCGCCCACGCTTTACGACGGCGCGCTGACCCTTGAGGCGCGCCTCGACCCGGCGCGTGACGAGATGGAGGCCACGCTTCTGGGGGCCGCCTTTGATCGCAATTTGCCCATTTTGGGGATTTGCCGGGGGTCGCAAATGATGAACATCGTGCTTGGCGGGTCGCTTCATCAGAATGCATACGGCGTCTATCGTTCGCGCAAGTATCATACAATTCTGCCACGCAAGACCGTCACGCTGGAAGCAGACAGTCGCCTGGCCGGTATCGTCGGCTGCAACCCGATGCGGGTCAACGCGCTGCACAGTCAAGCCGTCAACAGCCTCGGGCGTGGCCTTCGCGTTGCAGCCCGCGATTGTGACGGCATGATCCAGGCGATTGAACGGACCAGTGAACCCTTTGCCCTGGGCGTGCAATGGCATCCCGAGCACCTTTTTTACGCCCGACGCCAACGCGCCCTTTTCCGCACCCTGGTGACAGCAGCGCGTGCCGGACGCCGCAACAGGGCACAATTGCCGGCGGTCACCGGTCTTGCCCGCGATCTGCACGGCTAA
- a CDS encoding amidoligase family protein — MSTTNRNFSDLPVSETRRGKERRIGVEIEFGGLTLEETADVLGRALGGTVTNKNGKWRITDTSIGEVTFYLDTRFRQDISALQSEWIDAAARSVIPVEIITKPLSHSELNELSALETLLRAEGALGSRRSLFLGVGVHFNVEVRSLDLDDILPVLRAYAMVERALRRADPVDITRDITTFVDPYPKALARHLALAPPGSMDELISLYLTHAPSRDHGLDMLCIFAEIAPERVARAVNDSAVSARPTFHFRLPECRIDEADWSLVQEWQRWVAIETIAESDGLLRELAELWAEDRSERSRDEAIYERIRPLIQRRESA, encoded by the coding sequence AACTTTTCCGATCTTCCGGTCTCAGAAACGCGGCGCGGCAAAGAACGGCGCATCGGCGTTGAGATTGAATTCGGCGGTCTGACCCTTGAGGAGACCGCTGACGTCCTTGGCCGTGCCCTTGGCGGTACTGTCACCAACAAGAACGGCAAGTGGCGCATCACAGATACATCCATTGGTGAAGTTACCTTCTACCTCGACACCCGTTTCCGGCAGGATATCAGCGCACTGCAGTCGGAATGGATCGACGCTGCCGCACGCAGTGTGATCCCGGTAGAGATTATAACCAAACCTCTCTCCCATTCCGAACTGAACGAACTCAGCGCGTTGGAAACCTTGCTGCGAGCCGAAGGCGCGCTTGGCAGCCGCCGGTCGCTTTTTCTGGGCGTGGGGGTGCACTTCAACGTCGAAGTCCGGTCGCTGGATCTTGACGATATCCTTCCCGTTCTCAGGGCCTATGCGATGGTCGAACGAGCGCTGCGTCGCGCCGATCCAGTCGATATCACCCGCGACATCACAACATTCGTGGATCCCTATCCAAAGGCGCTTGCGCGACACCTTGCACTGGCGCCCCCCGGCAGCATGGATGAGCTTATCTCGCTCTACCTCACCCATGCGCCGTCGCGCGATCACGGTCTCGATATGCTCTGCATTTTTGCCGAGATCGCGCCGGAGCGGGTGGCACGTGCCGTCAACGACAGCGCTGTATCTGCGCGGCCGACCTTTCACTTTCGCCTGCCTGAATGTCGTATCGACGAAGCGGATTGGTCCCTCGTTCAGGAATGGCAACGCTGGGTGGCCATCGAAACGATCGCGGAAAGCGATGGCCTTTTGCGTGAGCTGGCAGAGCTTTGGGCAGAGGACCGATCAGAACGCAGCCGGGACGAAGCGATTTATGAGCGCATCCGCCCGCTGATCCAGCGGAGGGAGAGCGCATGA